One Mycolicibacterium sarraceniae genomic window carries:
- a CDS encoding dienelactone hydrolase family protein: MPGPESDLTGWIAEPFSAAGFTHDVYRKGAGPGVVLIPEMPGIHPGVLALGNHLVDNGFTVAIPSLYGTPGAAAQRPGMVLDLARGCVAKEFAAFATNKERPVSHYLRALARDLKEKTGSKGVGVIGQCFSGGFALAAAVDDSVLAPVLSQPSVPIALTAKQKRDPGLSEGELKVIEKRAAEDGLCALALRFSGDPMAPGERFKTLKDRLGDAFEVIEIDSSKGNTGGFGRLAHSVLTLEVREVENQPAYVARQRVVQFLKERLT, translated from the coding sequence ATGCCCGGACCCGAATCCGACCTCACCGGATGGATCGCGGAACCGTTCAGTGCGGCGGGTTTCACCCATGACGTCTACCGCAAGGGCGCGGGGCCGGGTGTGGTGCTGATCCCGGAGATGCCCGGTATTCATCCTGGCGTGCTGGCATTGGGAAATCACCTGGTGGACAACGGCTTTACCGTCGCGATCCCGTCGCTGTACGGCACGCCGGGTGCAGCTGCGCAGCGGCCTGGGATGGTGCTGGATCTGGCGCGCGGGTGTGTGGCCAAGGAGTTCGCCGCGTTCGCGACCAATAAGGAACGGCCGGTCTCGCACTATCTGCGTGCACTGGCGCGAGATCTGAAGGAGAAGACCGGCAGCAAGGGTGTCGGGGTGATCGGGCAGTGCTTCTCCGGTGGTTTCGCGCTGGCGGCCGCCGTTGACGACAGTGTGCTGGCCCCGGTGCTCAGCCAGCCTTCGGTGCCGATCGCGCTGACCGCCAAGCAGAAGCGTGACCCCGGGCTTTCCGAGGGGGAGCTGAAGGTGATCGAGAAGCGGGCCGCCGAGGACGGGTTGTGCGCGCTGGCGCTGCGGTTCAGCGGCGATCCGATGGCACCGGGCGAGCGTTTCAAGACGCTCAAGGACCGGCTCGGGGATGCCTTTGAGGTCATCGAGATCGATTCGTCGAAGGGCAACACCGGCGGATTCGGCCGATTGGCGCACTCGGTGCTGACGCTGGAGGTCCGCGAGGTGGAGAACCAGCCGGCCTATGTGGCGCGCCAGCGGGTGGTGCAGTTCCTCAAGGAACGGCTGACGTAG
- a CDS encoding SDR family NAD(P)-dependent oxidoreductase — MTEQVAIIIGGASGIGWATAQTLAAKGVRVTIADRNTELAQERASTLGEPHTWAAVEVTDEASVATLFDDVVAREGGLHIVVNCAGFSGFGVITELDTEQFRSVVDVCLNGAFIVIKHAGRHLGEGGALVSLTSLNARQPAIGMSAYCAAKAGLSMLTQVAALELGPCGIRVNAVAPGFVHTPLTEGAAVVPGVVDEYVENTALGRAGTPQDIADAVAFLCSPQSSWLTGEILDLNGGAHLKRYPNIAAHLTRLMNQ, encoded by the coding sequence ATGACCGAACAGGTGGCGATAATCATCGGAGGTGCCTCGGGCATCGGCTGGGCGACGGCTCAGACGCTGGCGGCGAAGGGCGTGCGGGTGACGATCGCCGACCGCAACACCGAGTTGGCCCAAGAACGGGCCTCGACACTGGGCGAGCCGCACACCTGGGCGGCTGTCGAGGTGACCGACGAAGCTTCGGTGGCAACACTTTTCGACGATGTGGTGGCCCGCGAAGGTGGGCTGCACATCGTGGTGAACTGCGCGGGGTTCAGCGGGTTCGGGGTGATCACCGAACTGGACACCGAGCAGTTCCGGTCGGTGGTCGACGTCTGCCTCAACGGTGCGTTCATCGTGATCAAGCACGCCGGGCGACATCTGGGCGAGGGCGGCGCTTTGGTATCGCTGACATCGCTCAACGCGCGCCAGCCGGCGATCGGGATGAGCGCCTACTGCGCGGCCAAAGCCGGGCTGTCGATGCTGACGCAGGTGGCGGCCCTGGAGTTGGGCCCGTGCGGCATCCGAGTCAACGCCGTCGCACCCGGCTTCGTCCACACCCCACTGACCGAGGGCGCCGCCGTGGTGCCCGGTGTCGTCGATGAGTACGTCGAGAACACCGCGCTGGGCCGTGCGGGTACGCCGCAGGACATCGCCGACGCGGTGGCGTTCCTGTGTTCACCGCAATCGTCATGGCTCACCGGCGAGATCCTTGACCTCAACGGCGGCGCACACCTCAAGCGCTACCCCAACATTGCGGCGCACCTGACTCGGCTAATGAATCAGTAG
- a CDS encoding NAD-dependent epimerase/dehydratase family protein, with the protein MSDAVLVTGAFGLVGSATVTQLAAAGRHVVATDLDTEATRKAAADLPPGVQVRWADLTDPAAVEKLLGEVSPAAVIHLAAVIPPLCYAKPALAYKVNVGATANLVKAAEGHSNPPRLVQASSIAVYGPRNPYTNPDVLTAQTPMNPYDNYGKHKVEAETIVRASSLDWVILRLGGVLTTEPNLGMDPNLIFFEGVLPTDGRLQTVDVRDVAFAFAAAATADVLGQTLLIGGDDSHRLRQGDIGQSTSAAMGLVGALPPGREGNPEDDEGWFATDWMDTATAQAVLKHQHYSWPQMLTETANKVGWKRYVFRVIAPIAREYLKRQSLYYGQPPGYGNPWEAVRRKWGAPDNDGKVS; encoded by the coding sequence ATGTCCGACGCTGTGCTGGTAACCGGCGCATTCGGGTTGGTGGGAAGCGCGACGGTCACGCAGTTGGCGGCTGCCGGCCGTCACGTGGTCGCCACCGATCTCGACACCGAGGCGACCCGCAAGGCCGCCGCCGATCTGCCGCCGGGGGTGCAGGTGCGCTGGGCGGACCTCACCGACCCCGCCGCCGTCGAGAAGCTGCTGGGTGAGGTCTCCCCCGCCGCCGTCATCCACCTGGCCGCGGTGATCCCGCCGCTGTGTTATGCCAAGCCGGCGCTGGCCTACAAGGTCAACGTGGGAGCCACCGCCAATCTGGTGAAAGCCGCTGAGGGACACTCCAACCCGCCACGGCTAGTGCAGGCGTCGAGCATCGCCGTCTACGGGCCGCGCAATCCGTACACGAATCCCGACGTGCTCACCGCACAGACCCCGATGAATCCGTACGACAACTACGGCAAGCACAAGGTCGAGGCCGAGACGATCGTACGAGCCTCCAGCCTGGACTGGGTGATCCTGCGACTGGGCGGGGTGCTGACCACCGAACCCAACCTGGGGATGGACCCCAACCTGATCTTCTTCGAAGGTGTGCTGCCCACCGACGGGCGGCTGCAGACCGTCGACGTGCGCGACGTGGCCTTCGCCTTCGCGGCGGCCGCCACCGCCGATGTGCTGGGCCAGACACTGCTGATCGGCGGCGACGACAGCCACCGGCTGCGCCAGGGCGACATCGGGCAGTCCACCTCCGCGGCGATGGGCCTGGTCGGTGCGCTACCGCCGGGACGTGAGGGCAACCCTGAGGATGACGAGGGCTGGTTCGCCACCGACTGGATGGACACGGCAACCGCGCAGGCGGTGCTCAAGCATCAGCACTATTCGTGGCCGCAGATGTTGACCGAAACCGCGAACAAGGTGGGTTGGAAACGCTATGTATTCCGGGTGATCGCGCCGATCGCCCGCGAGTACCTCAAACGTCAATCGCTCTACTATGGTCAGCCACCCGGCTACGGCAACCCATGGGAGGCGGTGCGGCGCAAGTGGGGTGCTCCAGATAACGACGGGAAGGTGTCATGA
- a CDS encoding HNH endonuclease signature motif containing protein, whose amino-acid sequence MFGSSQLHDYFEPSETAESRALLTSICSSARAENQDAARKLAATAELFELRRRERGEREDWAVDTWAAVGAELAAALRVNLGKAGSYMTYGLAMRQLPEVAAVFLAGEIDMRMFQTVVFRTGLITDEAVLAEVDRKLAGRAARWPSMTDGKLASEIDRLVIKHDPDAVRRRRNRAKDREVIVSDDMDGCTEIIARVYSTDAQAFDQRLDAMANTVCEADPRTKEQRRADAYGALAARADRLACQCGEANCPAAGKPAPGPIVIHVVADEATLQGRSDNPAHVLGANTLIPGELLLELAKHAKLSPLIHPVDLPPESGYRPSRALADFVRARDLTCRGPGCDKPATQCDLDHTVPHPYGPTHAGNLKSLCRHCHILKTFWGWRDRQLADGTIIWSLPGQQTYVTTPGSALLFPSLMAPTPAPQGPPIAVSDGDRTVQMPRRKTTRAQNRAKYIADERCLNRAERTVRHSALLGSARPANDHDPPPF is encoded by the coding sequence ATGTTCGGATCAAGCCAGTTGCACGACTATTTCGAGCCTTCGGAGACGGCCGAGTCGCGTGCGCTGCTGACCAGCATCTGTAGCTCCGCCAGGGCCGAGAATCAGGACGCCGCCAGGAAGCTGGCCGCGACGGCGGAGCTGTTCGAATTGCGGCGTCGCGAACGCGGCGAGCGAGAGGACTGGGCGGTTGACACCTGGGCGGCGGTCGGGGCCGAGTTAGCCGCCGCGCTCCGGGTCAACCTTGGCAAGGCCGGCAGCTATATGACCTACGGCCTGGCCATGCGGCAGCTGCCTGAAGTCGCCGCGGTGTTCCTGGCCGGGGAGATCGATATGCGGATGTTCCAAACGGTCGTGTTCCGCACCGGCCTCATCACCGATGAGGCGGTCTTGGCCGAAGTCGACCGCAAGCTGGCCGGGCGGGCGGCCCGGTGGCCGTCGATGACCGACGGGAAATTGGCATCCGAAATCGATCGCCTCGTCATCAAGCACGACCCTGACGCCGTGCGTCGCCGCCGCAACCGCGCCAAGGACCGCGAGGTGATCGTCTCCGATGACATGGATGGCTGCACCGAAATCATCGCGCGGGTGTACTCCACCGATGCCCAGGCGTTCGATCAACGACTCGACGCGATGGCCAACACGGTGTGCGAGGCCGACCCTAGAACCAAGGAGCAGCGCCGTGCCGACGCCTACGGTGCACTGGCTGCTCGCGCCGATCGGTTGGCCTGCCAATGCGGCGAGGCGAACTGCCCTGCGGCTGGCAAGCCGGCCCCGGGGCCTATCGTCATCCACGTCGTCGCCGACGAAGCGACCCTGCAAGGTCGCTCCGATAACCCGGCACATGTGTTGGGTGCCAACACCTTGATCCCCGGTGAGCTGCTGCTGGAGCTGGCCAAACATGCCAAGCTGAGCCCCCTGATCCACCCGGTCGACCTCCCACCGGAGTCCGGCTACCGCCCCTCCCGTGCGTTGGCCGACTTCGTGCGCGCCCGCGATCTCACCTGCCGCGGCCCGGGCTGTGACAAGCCCGCCACACAATGCGATCTGGACCATACGGTTCCGCACCCGTACGGCCCGACGCACGCCGGCAATCTCAAATCCCTTTGCCGTCACTGCCACATTCTCAAAACCTTCTGGGGTTGGCGCGACAGGCAATTGGCAGACGGCACAATTATCTGGTCGCTGCCCGGGCAGCAAACGTATGTCACCACGCCGGGCAGTGCCTTGCTGTTCCCCTCCCTGATGGCCCCGACCCCGGCTCCGCAGGGGCCACCGATCGCCGTGTCGGACGGTGATCGAACCGTCCAGATGCCGCGGCGCAAGACCACGAGGGCGCAAAACCGTGCGAAATACATCGCTGACGAGCGGTGCCTTAATCGCGCTGAGCGGACCGTCCGCCACAGCGCATTGTTGGGCTCCGCGCGACCCGCAAACGACCACGACCCACCGCCCTTTTAA
- a CDS encoding aldo/keto reductase codes for MSEGPHVEWGSRETMLSSLDQSLSRLNVDYVDIFCSHRPDPKTPIEETMGP; via the coding sequence ATGTCCGAGGGGCCCCACGTCGAGTGGGGGTCGCGGGAGACGATGCTCTCCTCACTCGACCAATCCCTGTCGCGCCTGAACGTCGACTACGTCGATATCTTCTGTTCACACCGACCCGACCCCAAGACGCCCATCGAAGAGACCATGGGGCCTTAG
- a CDS encoding AI-2E family transporter: MNTEFTVTQKRALAIITVLALVLGAYFLRHYFILVVIAAVVAYLFSPLYNRCRRRFGSGLSATLTVLAALATVIIPVGALLTLAVLQISHMVMHVADWVQTADMSTVGNQALTYTNQALAKLPFGHFSVTTDSLRDTMITVSQNLGRWLLHTLQGAAGGVIGVITSAIIFLYVLISLLTNSEQLLLLIRRLNPLGEEVTDLYLAKMGAMVKGTVKGQFIIALVQGLLGAASIYLGGFHQGFFIFAIFLTALSVIPLGSGIVTIPFGIGMMLFGNIGGGLFVVLFHVIGVTNVDNFLRPILVPREARLDPALMLLAVFSGIAMFGFWGIVLGPVLMIIIVTTISVYLAVYKGVEMTVHEPPERHRRMFRRRLRAETEATVAAAG; this comes from the coding sequence GTGAACACCGAATTCACCGTCACCCAGAAGCGCGCACTGGCGATCATCACCGTGCTCGCCCTGGTGTTGGGGGCGTATTTCCTGCGGCACTATTTCATCCTGGTCGTGATCGCGGCCGTCGTCGCCTACCTGTTCTCCCCGCTGTACAACCGGTGCCGGCGCCGGTTCGGGTCCGGGTTGTCGGCGACGCTGACCGTGCTGGCCGCGCTGGCCACGGTCATCATTCCCGTTGGCGCACTGTTAACGCTTGCCGTGCTTCAGATTTCGCACATGGTGATGCACGTTGCGGACTGGGTGCAGACCGCGGACATGTCCACGGTCGGCAATCAGGCGCTGACATATACGAATCAGGCGCTGGCCAAACTGCCGTTCGGGCACTTCTCCGTCACCACCGACTCGTTGCGCGACACGATGATCACCGTTTCGCAAAATCTCGGGCGCTGGCTGCTGCACACGCTGCAAGGTGCCGCGGGTGGCGTGATCGGCGTGATCACCTCGGCGATCATCTTCCTCTATGTGCTGATTTCGCTACTGACCAACTCCGAACAGCTGCTGCTGTTGATCCGCCGGCTCAACCCGTTGGGCGAGGAAGTCACCGACCTCTATCTGGCCAAGATGGGCGCGATGGTGAAGGGAACCGTCAAGGGCCAGTTCATCATCGCTCTGGTTCAGGGTCTGCTGGGTGCGGCGTCGATCTACCTCGGCGGCTTCCACCAAGGGTTCTTCATCTTCGCGATCTTTTTGACCGCGCTGTCGGTGATCCCGTTGGGCAGCGGCATCGTCACCATCCCGTTCGGCATCGGGATGATGTTGTTCGGCAACATCGGCGGCGGGCTGTTCGTGGTGCTGTTCCACGTCATCGGCGTCACCAACGTCGACAACTTCTTGCGGCCCATCCTGGTGCCACGTGAGGCCCGGCTGGATCCGGCGCTCATGCTGCTGGCGGTGTTCTCGGGTATCGCGATGTTCGGCTTCTGGGGCATCGTGCTGGGCCCGGTGCTGATGATCATCATCGTCACGACGATCTCGGTGTACCTGGCCGTGTACAAGGGCGTCGAGATGACCGTGCATGAGCCACCAGAAAGGCACCGCCGGATGTTCCGACGCCGCCTTCGGGCCGAGACTGAGGCTACTGTGGCTGCCGCGGGCTGA
- a CDS encoding DUF4245 domain-containing protein, protein MTTPSETGVPPKEPKPRLLQDGRDMFWSLAPLILACIVLAGLVGMCSVRPSDPRDGAPPPYDAPAALKADAEALGIPIRVPQLPTGWVANSGSRGAIDGGRTDANGQRQRAVTSTVGYLAASKMYVSLTQSNADEQALVGSIHQSVYPTGAQDVDGVKWIVYEGGEGTEPVWTARLDSPAGPAQVAITGAGSTSDFRTLAVGTQSQKPLPPGR, encoded by the coding sequence GTGACCACCCCTTCGGAGACCGGAGTTCCACCCAAGGAGCCCAAGCCTCGGCTGCTCCAGGATGGTCGCGACATGTTCTGGTCACTGGCCCCGTTGATCCTGGCCTGCATCGTTTTGGCCGGTCTGGTGGGGATGTGCTCAGTGCGGCCCAGTGACCCGCGGGACGGGGCCCCGCCGCCATATGACGCCCCCGCGGCGTTGAAGGCGGACGCCGAGGCCTTGGGCATCCCGATCCGGGTGCCCCAGCTCCCCACCGGGTGGGTGGCCAACTCCGGCAGCCGCGGCGCGATCGATGGCGGCCGCACCGATGCGAACGGGCAGCGACAGCGCGCCGTCACCTCGACTGTCGGCTACCTGGCCGCATCCAAGATGTATGTGAGCCTCACCCAGAGCAATGCCGACGAGCAGGCGCTGGTCGGCTCGATTCACCAGTCGGTATATCCCACCGGCGCCCAGGACGTCGACGGTGTGAAGTGGATCGTCTACGAGGGTGGCGAGGGCACCGAGCCGGTGTGGACGGCCCGTCTCGACAGCCCTGCCGGGCCCGCGCAGGTAGCGATCACCGGCGCTGGCAGCACCTCAGACTTCCGTACACTTGCCGTCGGCACGCAGTCCCAGAAACCTCTGCCACCTGGCCGATAG
- a CDS encoding pyridoxamine 5'-phosphate oxidase family protein translates to MTTWRDVQAAEPEFADRVQALFDAHTHKTIATLRADGSPRISGIEATFADGELTFGSMSHARKRADLLRDPRFALHSATVDPVEGAEADWPGEAKIAGRAIHSGPITDGPDGDLFRTDITEVALTHLNHAATLLVIEWWTPAGGLRTAERE, encoded by the coding sequence ATGACGACATGGCGCGATGTCCAAGCGGCAGAACCCGAATTCGCGGACCGGGTACAGGCCCTGTTCGATGCGCACACGCACAAGACGATCGCCACCCTGCGGGCCGACGGGTCACCGCGTATCTCCGGCATCGAGGCGACCTTCGCCGACGGCGAGCTCACCTTCGGTTCGATGTCCCATGCCCGCAAGCGCGCCGACCTCCTGCGCGATCCGCGATTCGCGCTCCACAGCGCAACCGTCGATCCGGTGGAGGGTGCCGAAGCCGACTGGCCCGGTGAGGCCAAGATCGCCGGGCGGGCAATACATTCCGGCCCGATCACCGATGGCCCCGACGGCGATCTGTTCCGCACCGATATCACCGAGGTAGCACTCACCCACCTCAACCACGCCGCGACCCTGCTCGTCATCGAATGGTGGACGCCCGCAGGCGGATTGCGAACTGCCGAGCGCGAGTGA